From the genome of Streptomyces spinoverrucosus:
CGGCCACCCGGCGGCGTACCTCGGACACCAGGGTGGGCCGCCCGCACGTCGTCTGGGCCCTGCCCGGCGTCCTGTTCTTCGCCTTCTTCGCGGTCGTCCCGATGGCCCTGGCCTTCTACCTCTCCTTCACCACCTGGGACGGCCTGGGCGACCCGCGGCCCGTGGGCCTGGCCAACTGGCACAGGCTCCTCGACGACCCGCGCATGACCCAGTCCCTGTGGCTGACGGTCCTGCTGACGGCCGCGAGCTGGGCCTTCCAGACGGTCGTGGCGCTGCTCCTCGGCGTCTGGGCGGCGGGCCCGCAACGCAACCGCGCCGTCCTCTCCGCGATCTTCTTCGTCCCGCTCCTGCTCTCCTCCACCGCCGTCGCCCTGCTCTTCTACGCCCTCCTGGACCCGAACTTCGGCATCGTCCAGAAGGACATCCTGGGCTCCTCCAGCGGCGCGTTCCTCGCGATCGTCTTCGTCGGCGGCTGGCAGTTCATCCCCTTCCACACCCTCATCTACCAGGGCGGAGCCCGCCAGATCCCACAGGTCCTCTACCAGGCGGCCGCCATCGACGGCGCCGGCCGCTACCGCCAGTTCTTCTCGATCACCCTGCCGCAGCTGCGCAACACCGTCATCACGTCCACCGTGCTGATCGTCGTCGGTTCGCTGACGTACTTCGAGACGGTCCTGATCCTCACCAAGGGCGGCCCCGGCACGGACACGGCGATCCTGCCGTACCTGATGTACGAGGCAGGCTTCAAGAGCTACGACTTCGGCTACGCCAGCGCCATCGCGTCCTTCCTGGTCCTGGCGGCGACGGGCCTGTCCCTCCTGCTCGTCCGGCTGTCCGGCTTCGGCGCGATGCGCAGCACGCGCGAAGGGATGTGACGCCGTTCATGACGTACGACACCCTGCCGCGCCCGGCGAAGACGACGAAGAACCACGCGACCGCGCCCCCACCCCCGAAACGCCGCCGGCGGCACTGGACGAAACGCGCCAACCCGCTGGCGGGCCTCGGCTCCGTCCTCTGGCTGGCGATCGTCATCATCCCCGTCTACGCGATGCTGTCGGCCTCCCTCACCCCGCAGGACCGCGCCCTCACCGGCAACCCCCTGAGCCCGCCGACCGATCCCACCCCCGACAACTACAACACCGTCCTGAACAGCGGATTCGGCCACCTCCTCAGCAACACGGCGATCGTGGCGGTGGCGGTCGTCGCCATCGTCCTGGTCCTCTCGATCCCCCTCGCCTACGTCACCGTCCGCACCCGCGACCGCTGGTCGAACGCCGCCTTCCAGCTGTTCCTCCTCGGCGTGGCGATCCCCGCCCAGGCGGTCGTCGTACCGCTCTACCTGCTGATCGCCCAGCTCGATCTCTACGACACCCTGCTCGCCGTCATCCTCCCCACGGCCGCGTTCACGATGCCGGTCTCGGTACTGGTGCTGGTCGGCACCCTGCGGGACGTCTCGGAGGACCTGTACGAGGCGATGGCGCTGGACGGCGCATCCCCGCTGCGGACGCTGTTCCAGCTGACGATCCCGCTGGCCAAGGGCGGCATCAGCACGGTCGTCATCTACGCCGCGCTGCAGGCCTGGAACGGCTTCCTCTTCCCGCTGATCTTCACCCAGTCCGACGGCCCGCGCGTCCTCACCCTCGGCCTGTTCAACTACGTCAGCCAGTTCGGCGTGAACATCCCGGCGCTCCTCGCCTCGGTCGTCCTGTCCGGCATCCCGATCTTCGCCGTCTACCTGGTGGCGCGGCGGGCACTGGTGGGCGGCCTGATGGGCGTCGGCGGCAAGTGAACTCGCCCCTTATGTCAGGAGTTTCATGACCACCGCCCCTTGGCGTGACCGCAGCCTCCCCGCAGACGTCCGTGTCGCGGACCTGCTCTCCCGGATGACCCTTGAGGAGAAGACCGCCCAGCTCTACGGCGTGTGGGTGGGCGCCACCGCGGACGGCGACGGAGTGGCCCCCCACCAGCACGACATGACCGCCGACCACGACTTCGACGACCTGATCACGCACGGCCTGGGCCAGCTCACCCGCCCTTTCGGCACGGCCCCCGTGGACCCTGCCACCGGGGCCCGCTCCCTGGCCCGCGCCCAGCGTCACATCGCGTCGGCGAACCGCTTCGGCATCCCGGCGATCGCCCACGAGGAGTGCCTCGCCGGCTTCACGGCGTGGCGCGCGACGGCGTATCCGGTCCCGCTCGCCTGGGGTGCCACCTTCGACCCGGCGCTGGTCGAGGAGATGGCCGGGCGGATCGGCGCCGACCTGCGCTCGGTCGGCGTGCACCAGGGCCTGGCGCCGGTGCTGGACGTGGTCCGCGACCCGCGGTGGGGACGGGTCGAGGAGACGATCGGCGAGGACCCGTACCTGGTGGGCACGGTCGGCGCGGCGTACGTACGGGGCCTGGAGTCGGCCGGGATCGTGGCGACGCTGAAGCACTTCGCCGGGTACGCCGCCTCCGCCGGCGCCCGCAATCTGGCGCCCGTCCGGGCCGGGACCCGCGAGTTCGCGGACGTCACCCTGCCGCCCTTCGAGCTGGCGTTGCGCGAGGGCGGCGCCCGCTCGGTGATGGCGGCGTACACGGAGACGGACGGGGTCCCGGCGTCGGCGGACCCGGGCCTGCTGACCGAGCTGCTGCGCACGGACTGGGGCTTCACCGGCACGGTCGTCTCGGACTACTTCGGCGTCGGCTTCCTCCAGACCCTGCACCGCGTGGCGGGCACCCCCGCCGAGGCCGCGCACGCGGCGCTGACGGCCGGGATCGACGTGGAGCTGCCGACCCTGAAGTGCTACGGGCGGCCGCTGGTCGATGCGGTCGGGGCCGGGGACGTACCCGAGTCACTGGTGGACCGGGCGGCCCGCCGGGTCCTGCTCCAGAAGTGCGAACTGGGCCTGCTGGACGAGGATTGGCAACCGGAGCAGCCGAAGGACCGGATCGACCTGGACTCGGCGGCGAACCGGACCCTGGCCCGCCGTCTGGCCGAGGAGTCGGTGATCCTCCTGGACAACCCGGACGACGTACTCCCCCTGCCCCCGGACACCCGCATCGCGATCGTCGGCCCCCGCGCGGCCGACCCCCTGGCGATGCTCGGCTGCTACTCCTTCCCCTCCCACGTCCTCCCCCGCCACCCCGAGACCCCGACCGGCATCGAGATCCCCTCGCTCCTCGAAGCACTCCGCGCGGAACTCCCCGACGCGAAGGTGACGTTCGCGTCAGGCTGCGGGGTCGCGGACCCCGACCCGTCCGGCATCGAGGAGGCGGTGGCGCGGGCGGCGGAGGCGGACGTCTGCGTGGCGGTCCTGGGCGACCGGGCGGGCCTCTTCGGCCGCGGTACATCGGGCGAGGGCTGCGACGCGACCGACCTCCGACTCCCCGGCATCCAGGCGGACTTGCTGGACGCCCTGGTGGCGACGGGCGTCCCGGTGGTCCTGGTCCTGCTCACCGGCCGCCCATACGCGCTGGGCCGCTGGCACGGCCGCCTGGGAGCGGTGGTGCAGGCCTTCTTCCCCGGCGAGGAGGGCGGCCCGGCGGTGGCCGGCGTCCTCTCCGGCCGCGTCAACCCCTCGGGCCGCCTCCCGGTGAGCGTGCCGCGCCTGCCGGGCGGCCAGCCGTGGACGTACCTCCAGCCACCCCTGGGCCTGGCGGGCGAGGTCAGCAACCTGGATCCGACGCCGCTGTATCCCTTCGGCCACGGCCGCTCGTACACGACGTTCGAATGGACCGACGCCGAAGGCGACCCGCAGACGACGATCGGGACGGACGGCACGTACGACCTCTCGGTCACCGTCCGCAACACGGGCGACCGCGCGGGCGCGGAGGTGGTCCAGCTGTACCTGCACGACCCGGTGGCGTCGGTGACCCGCCCGGACGTCCGCCTGATCGGCTACGAGCGGGTGGAGCTGGAGCCGGGGGACTCTCGCCGGGTCACCTTCCACTTCCACCCGGACCTGTCGTCGTTCACGGACCGTTCGGGCCGCCGAGTCGTAGAACCGGGCGAGTTGGAACTACGGCTGGCGGCGTCCAGTACGGACGTACGCCACACGGCACGACTGACCCTGACGGGACCCGTACGCGCCCTCGGCCCGGACCGGCACCTGCGCTGCGAAACGGAGATCAGCGCCGGGTGAAGGCCCGGTCAGGCCTCGTCCACCGACTCGAACCGCCACCGATGCACCGCCCGCGTCACCAACTCCCCGTCAGGTTCCGGAAGTTCAGGGAGGGCGGCGTCGTACGCGGCGTCCCACCACGTGATGACCAGCACCCGGTCCTGCGGCGCGCGGAAGGTCTCCCGGCGCAGTGGGCCGGGTTCCAGACGCTGGGCTCGCGCCCACGCCAGCAGTTGCTCCCCCCGGCCGGGTACCGCCCGCGCCTCCCACATCAACGCGACTGTCACGAGTACAGGTTCTCCTTGCTGACCTCGTGCACATGGTCGTGGGAGTGCCCGGGCACGTGCGGGTCCGTCACCGGCAGCGACGAGTCCGCCGACAGGTCCCAGCTGGACGCCGCCCGGTTCCGGGCCACCATCTCCGCGCCCAGCGCCGCGACCATGGCCCCGTTGTCGGTGCACAGCTTGGGCCGGGGCACCCGCAGCCGGATGCCGGCCGCCTCGCAGCGCTCCTGGGCGAGGGCGCGCAGCCGGGAGTTGGCGGCGACACCGCCGCCGATCATCAGGTGGTCGACGCCCTCGTCGCGGCAGGCCCGTACGGCCTTCCTCGTCAGCACGTCCACGACCGCCTCCTGGAAGGACGCCGCCACATCGCGCACCGGCACCTCCTCCCCGGCCGCCCGCTTGGCCTCGATCCAGCGGGCCACGGCCGTCTTCAGGCCGGAGAAGGAGAAGTCGTACGCAGGGTCGCGCGGCCCGGTCAGGCCGCGTGGGAACGCGATCGCCTCCGGGTCGCCCTCGCGCGCGTAGCGGTCGATGACCGGCCCGCCGGGGAAGCCCAGGTTCAGCACCCGGGCGATCTTGTCGAAGGCCTCGCCCGCCGCGTCGTCGATCGTCGCGCCCATGGGGCGGACGTCCGAGGTGATGTCGGAGGAGAGCAGCAGCGACGAGTGGCCGCCGGACACCAGCAGCGCCATCGTCGGCTCGGGCAGCGCCCCGTGCTCCAGTTGGTCGACGCAGATGTGCGAGGCGAGGTGATTGACGCCGTACAGCGGCTTGCCGAGCGCGTAGGCGTACGCCTTCGCCGCCGACACGCCGACCAGGAGCGCGCCCGCCAGACCCGGGCCGGCCGTCACGGCGATGCCGTCGAGGTCCTTCGCGCTGACCCCGGCCTCCTTCAGCGCCCGGTCGATGGTCGGGATCATCGCCTCCAGGTGCGCGCGGGACGCGACCTCCGGCACCACACCGCCGAAGCGGGCGTGCTCGTCGACGCTGGAGGCGACGGCGTCCGCCAGCAGGGTGGTGCCGCGGACGACGCCGACGCCGGTCTCGTCGCAGGAGGTCTCGATCCCCAGGACCAGGGGTTCGTCAGCCATGTTGGATCTCGGTTCCTTGTACAGAGGTTGCTGGGTCGGTCAGGCGCATCACCAGGGCGTCCACGTTGCCGGGCTGGTAGTAGCCGCGCCGGAAACCGATCGCCTCGAAGCCGAAGCGCTCGTAGAGCTTCTGGGCGCGGACGTTGTCGACCCGGCATTCGAGCATCACCTCGGTGCACTCGAACGCGGTCGCCGCCCGCAGCAGTTCGGTCAGCAGCCGCCCGCCGAGGCCGGTGCCCCAGTAGTCGCGGGCGACGGCGATCGTCTGGACGTCGGCGATGTCACCGGCGGAGGCGAGCCCGGCGTACCCGGCGATCCGGTCGCGGTCCTCCGCGACGACGTACCGCCGGGTCGCCCCGGGGCCGCGCGCATGGGCGAGCTCGGACCAGAACATGCCCCGGGACCAGGCGTCGTCGGGGAACAGGTCCCGCTCCAGCGCCAGTACGGGATCGATGTCCCACCAGCGCATCTCGCGCAGCACGGGCGTCACGGGTTCGGTCACTTCGGTGTGACCACCTTGTAGTTCTTGGGCACCTGGGCGTCCGGGCGGCGCAGATACAGGGGCCGGGCGGGCGGCAGCTCCTCGCCTCTTTCCAGCCGTTCGGCGGCCAGCCGGGCGAGCGCGGCGGCGGACACGTGCTCCGGCTCGTGCGCGACCGGGAAGGTGTCCGGGTACAGCAGCGCGCCCGCGCCGATCGCGGGCAGGTCCTTGACCTGCTCGGCGATGTCGGCGGGCCGGTCGACGGCCGGATCGGTGACGCGGGTGCGGGAGTCGGCGTACCGCGCCCAGTAGACCTCCTTGCGCCGGGCGTCGGTCGCCACGACGAAGGGGCCTTCCATGTCGGCCGCGTAGGCGAGGCCGTCCAGGGTGCACACGCCGTGCACGGGCACACCGAGCGCGAGCCCGAAGGTGTCGGCGGTCATCAGCCCGACGCGCAGCCCGGTGTACGGCCCCGGGCCGATCCCTACGACGATGCCGGTGACGGCGTCGAGTTTCAGCCCGGCCTCCGACAGGACACGGTCGACGGCCGGAAGCAGCAGCTCACCGTGTCGGCGGGCGTCCACCTGGCTGGACGAGGCGATGACGTCCGTGCCGTCGTGCAGGGCGACGGTCACGGCGGGGGTGGCGGTATCCAGAGCGAGCAAGAGCACGCAAACAGCGTACGGCTCCTGGTGGCCGGTGGCGGACGCAGTGGCGCGCGCGGGCCGTGCAGGCTCCGACACGGTGCCCGACCTCGGGCACGGCCGCCGGGACCCACCGCTTCAGTGCTGCTACCGTCACCTAACGTAACCACATGCCAGGACTTACGACGCGGAGGTGGGCGCCCGTGGCCAGCACCAGCGCCGGAATCGTGACCGGGCTGACGGCGGTCGCCCTCACGGCGGTCGGGTTCCTCGCCTACCAGGCGGCCGCGACGGTGCCGGCCGAGCTGAGCGCCTCGTCGAACAGTCCCGGCGCCTCACCCGCGGTGACCGCGTCCAAGGCCCCCCGCGACAAACGGCACCCCACCGCCCTGCCCGGCGACTCCGGCACCGGCGAACGGGTGGTGTACTCGCTCGACGACGACCGGGTGTGGCTGGTCGGCCCACGGAACCGGGTCCAGCGCACGTACAAGGTCATGCCCAGCCCGGTCGACCCGGCGCCCGGTACCTACGCGGTGACGTCACGCTCGGGCACCACCACCGGCTCCGACGGCACCCCCGTCGAGCACGTCGTCCGCTTCACCAGCGTGGACGGCGTGGTCATCGGCTTCAGCGCGGCGGTGGACGGCGCAGCGGCGCCACCCGACCCGGCGGTGCGGACGGGGGGCGTCCGTCAGACACGGGAGGACGGAGACGCGATGTGGCAGTTCGCAACGATCGGCCAGAAGGTCGTAGTCATCCGCTAGCACGTGCGACGGTTCGGCAGCGCCCCGAAGGGGCGCGCCGAACAGGGGCGCGGGGAACTGCGCGCCCAGCCACAACGACGCCGCACCCGACCAACCACGCACCCCGCCACAACGACGCCGCACCCGACCGACCACGCACCCCGCCACAACGACCCCGCACCCAACCGACCACGCACCCCCGCACAACCAGCGGAGCGCCTACGCGGCGTCGCGATGCTCGACCCGTTCTTCGCGAGCCACCGGCTCCGGCGTCCGCGGCGGCGTGGAGATCGCGTTCGCGGCGGCGCAGGACGCCAGCAGTTCGCGCATGGACACCCCGGCGGGCTGGACGGGCCGCGACTGCGGCGAGCGGTCCGTGGTCGACATGGACGCCTCCTGAGGGCCGGGGGCGGAGCTGGTCGGCGTAACTTAGGCACACCTAACCAGTGGCTGGATACCATGTGACCACGTCCGAGACACCGGACGCAACATCTTGCCGACGTCTTGTCGGAACGTTCACCGGAAGCCGGGGCCGGGCACAGGCGTCACGCCGACAGCGACCCCAGATCCACCACAGCCCAGCGCTCGCCGACACCCGTCAGCGTCACGTGCCGTACCTCGTCCGTCGTGTCCCCCACGGCCCGGTGGATCATCACGTGCAGCCGGTCCTCGGTCAGCTCCTCGACCTTGCCCTCGCCCCACTCCACGACGACCACCGACTCGGGCAGCGAGACATCGAGGTCGAGGTCCTCCATCTCGTCCAGCCCGCCACTGAGGCGGTAGGCGTCGGCATGGACGAGCGGCGGCCCGTCCCCGAGGGACGGATGCACGCGGGCGATCACGAACGTCGGCGAGGTGACCGCCCCGCGCACGCCGAGCCCTTCGCCGAGCCCACGGGTCAACGTGGTCTTGCCCGCGCCGAGTTCCCCGCTGAGCATGACCAGGTCGCCGGCGCGCAGCAGTTTCGCGAGCCGACGGCCGAGGTCACGCATCTGCTCGGGCGAGTGGACGATCAGCTCGGACTCAGCCGGGTTGTGCGGTGCCGCTGGTGCTTCCATAGCCACCCACGGTAGCCCCTGCCGGCACGGCACCCGCGCGGGTGAGCAGGTCGGCGAGCCGGTCGGTGACCACTTCCGGGTGTTCCAGCATCACCAGATGCCCCGCGTCCGGTACGAGGACCAGTTCCGCGTCCGGCAGCAGATCGGCGATGGCCTCACTGTGCTCGCTCGGCGTGACCAGGTCCTTGAGCCCGGCCAGCACCAGCACCGGCAGCTCCACGAAGTGGGCCAGCGCCTCGGTCTTGT
Proteins encoded in this window:
- the rimI gene encoding ribosomal protein S18-alanine N-acetyltransferase, which codes for MTEPVTPVLREMRWWDIDPVLALERDLFPDDAWSRGMFWSELAHARGPGATRRYVVAEDRDRIAGYAGLASAGDIADVQTIAVARDYWGTGLGGRLLTELLRAATAFECTEVMLECRVDNVRAQKLYERFGFEAIGFRRGYYQPGNVDALVMRLTDPATSVQGTEIQHG
- a CDS encoding carbohydrate ABC transporter permease; this encodes MTYDTLPRPAKTTKNHATAPPPPKRRRRHWTKRANPLAGLGSVLWLAIVIIPVYAMLSASLTPQDRALTGNPLSPPTDPTPDNYNTVLNSGFGHLLSNTAIVAVAVVAIVLVLSIPLAYVTVRTRDRWSNAAFQLFLLGVAIPAQAVVVPLYLLIAQLDLYDTLLAVILPTAAFTMPVSVLVLVGTLRDVSEDLYEAMALDGASPLRTLFQLTIPLAKGGISTVVIYAALQAWNGFLFPLIFTQSDGPRVLTLGLFNYVSQFGVNIPALLASVVLSGIPIFAVYLVARRALVGGLMGVGGK
- a CDS encoding beta-xylosidase/alpha-l-arabinosidase; the encoded protein is MTTAPWRDRSLPADVRVADLLSRMTLEEKTAQLYGVWVGATADGDGVAPHQHDMTADHDFDDLITHGLGQLTRPFGTAPVDPATGARSLARAQRHIASANRFGIPAIAHEECLAGFTAWRATAYPVPLAWGATFDPALVEEMAGRIGADLRSVGVHQGLAPVLDVVRDPRWGRVEETIGEDPYLVGTVGAAYVRGLESAGIVATLKHFAGYAASAGARNLAPVRAGTREFADVTLPPFELALREGGARSVMAAYTETDGVPASADPGLLTELLRTDWGFTGTVVSDYFGVGFLQTLHRVAGTPAEAAHAALTAGIDVELPTLKCYGRPLVDAVGAGDVPESLVDRAARRVLLQKCELGLLDEDWQPEQPKDRIDLDSAANRTLARRLAEESVILLDNPDDVLPLPPDTRIAIVGPRAADPLAMLGCYSFPSHVLPRHPETPTGIEIPSLLEALRAELPDAKVTFASGCGVADPDPSGIEEAVARAAEADVCVAVLGDRAGLFGRGTSGEGCDATDLRLPGIQADLLDALVATGVPVVLVLLTGRPYALGRWHGRLGAVVQAFFPGEEGGPAVAGVLSGRVNPSGRLPVSVPRLPGGQPWTYLQPPLGLAGEVSNLDPTPLYPFGHGRSYTTFEWTDAEGDPQTTIGTDGTYDLSVTVRNTGDRAGAEVVQLYLHDPVASVTRPDVRLIGYERVELEPGDSRRVTFHFHPDLSSFTDRSGRRVVEPGELELRLAASSTDVRHTARLTLTGPVRALGPDRHLRCETEISAG
- the tsaD gene encoding tRNA (adenosine(37)-N6)-threonylcarbamoyltransferase complex transferase subunit TsaD — its product is MADEPLVLGIETSCDETGVGVVRGTTLLADAVASSVDEHARFGGVVPEVASRAHLEAMIPTIDRALKEAGVSAKDLDGIAVTAGPGLAGALLVGVSAAKAYAYALGKPLYGVNHLASHICVDQLEHGALPEPTMALLVSGGHSSLLLSSDITSDVRPMGATIDDAAGEAFDKIARVLNLGFPGGPVIDRYAREGDPEAIAFPRGLTGPRDPAYDFSFSGLKTAVARWIEAKRAAGEEVPVRDVAASFQEAVVDVLTRKAVRACRDEGVDHLMIGGGVAANSRLRALAQERCEAAGIRLRVPRPKLCTDNGAMVAALGAEMVARNRAASSWDLSADSSLPVTDPHVPGHSHDHVHEVSKENLYS
- a CDS encoding carbohydrate ABC transporter permease, with the protein product MSTAATRRRTSDTRVGRPHVVWALPGVLFFAFFAVVPMALAFYLSFTTWDGLGDPRPVGLANWHRLLDDPRMTQSLWLTVLLTAASWAFQTVVALLLGVWAAGPQRNRAVLSAIFFVPLLLSSTAVALLFYALLDPNFGIVQKDILGSSSGAFLAIVFVGGWQFIPFHTLIYQGGARQIPQVLYQAAAIDGAGRYRQFFSITLPQLRNTVITSTVLIVVGSLTYFETVLILTKGGPGTDTAILPYLMYEAGFKSYDFGYASAIASFLVLAATGLSLLLVRLSGFGAMRSTREGM
- the tsaB gene encoding tRNA (adenosine(37)-N6)-threonylcarbamoyltransferase complex dimerization subunit type 1 TsaB, with the protein product MLLLALDTATPAVTVALHDGTDVIASSSQVDARRHGELLLPAVDRVLSEAGLKLDAVTGIVVGIGPGPYTGLRVGLMTADTFGLALGVPVHGVCTLDGLAYAADMEGPFVVATDARRKEVYWARYADSRTRVTDPAVDRPADIAEQVKDLPAIGAGALLYPDTFPVAHEPEHVSAAALARLAAERLERGEELPPARPLYLRRPDAQVPKNYKVVTPK
- the tsaE gene encoding tRNA (adenosine(37)-N6)-threonylcarbamoyltransferase complex ATPase subunit type 1 TsaE, which produces MEAPAAPHNPAESELIVHSPEQMRDLGRRLAKLLRAGDLVMLSGELGAGKTTLTRGLGEGLGVRGAVTSPTFVIARVHPSLGDGPPLVHADAYRLSGGLDEMEDLDLDVSLPESVVVVEWGEGKVEELTEDRLHVMIHRAVGDTTDEVRHVTLTGVGERWAVVDLGSLSA